In Syntrophorhabdaceae bacterium, a genomic segment contains:
- a CDS encoding zinc-binding alcohol dehydrogenase family protein encodes MKALRFNEFGEVGKVLHVEEVPEPALAPGEVLVRVCATSINPADVKNVQGMFPQTIPPRTPGRDMAGVIVAGDKDLVGHEVWASGGDIGFTRDGSHAEFMTLPKEGARLKPESLSMVEAASVGVNYLAAYMGLIEAAGLHEGEIVLVTGATGGVGSSVVKIAKTKNARVIGVDRKAPDNKKARELGVDLALGSESDDIVARAREFTNGKGVNVAFDCVGGPLFEVSLRTLGLYGRQVNITATGDPRVSFNLLDFYRKQITLFGVNTTLLDTVASGRILDLLRPEFDEGRLTPPYIAEALPLEDAANAFAMMDKGRAGGKMVIMFKD; translated from the coding sequence ATGAAGGCATTGAGATTCAATGAATTCGGAGAGGTAGGGAAAGTGCTCCATGTGGAGGAAGTGCCGGAGCCCGCGCTGGCGCCGGGCGAAGTGCTGGTGAGGGTCTGCGCCACCTCGATCAATCCGGCGGATGTGAAGAACGTACAGGGTATGTTTCCCCAAACCATACCTCCGCGCACCCCGGGCCGGGATATGGCGGGGGTGATCGTCGCAGGCGACAAAGACCTGGTCGGCCACGAGGTGTGGGCGTCCGGAGGCGATATAGGCTTCACCCGGGATGGAAGCCATGCGGAGTTTATGACCCTCCCGAAAGAGGGGGCCCGGCTTAAACCGGAGTCCTTATCCATGGTCGAGGCGGCAAGCGTCGGGGTCAATTACCTGGCGGCATATATGGGGTTGATCGAAGCCGCCGGGCTGCACGAGGGTGAGATCGTCCTGGTGACCGGCGCAACCGGAGGCGTGGGCAGTTCAGTCGTTAAAATTGCGAAAACAAAAAATGCGCGGGTGATCGGGGTGGACAGAAAGGCTCCCGATAACAAAAAAGCGCGAGAATTGGGCGTAGACCTCGCTCTTGGAAGCGAGTCGGACGATATCGTCGCCCGGGCACGGGAATTCACCAACGGAAAGGGTGTGAACGTGGCCTTCGATTGCGTGGGCGGTCCCCTTTTTGAGGTGTCCCTGCGCACATTGGGCCTTTACGGCCGGCAGGTGAATATCACTGCCACGGGAGACCCGAGGGTCAGCTTCAACCTCCTCGATTTCTACCGCAAGCAAATCACCCTCTTCGGCGTCAACACTACCCTGCTCGATACCGTCGCATCGGGCCGTATCCTTGACCTCCTCCGGCCGGAGTTCGACGAAGGAAGACTCACACCTCCCTACATTGCCGAGGCCCTGCCCCTCGAAGATGCCGCGAACGCATTCGCCATGATGGACAAAGGAAGGGCGGGAGGAAAAATGGTGATCATGTTCAAGGATTGA